One part of the Lotus japonicus ecotype B-129 chromosome 2, LjGifu_v1.2 genome encodes these proteins:
- the LOC130739941 gene encoding protein JINGUBANG has protein sequence MELLLQCPLCCHTEDQQPQSDHFNHLHSESSNSSSLSSQPSLPSVPSLTPPPSHQTTTHHQLLTTVKGHTSPIFSLTLHGKYLYSASSTSEIRRCRRDPFLLQSSTNNNNVVATTNGAIKSLIVSGDFLFSAHQDHKIRVWKIESCENNNNNNNPNQRLIKSIATLPTFNDRFSKLFSSKNYVEVRRHKRCTWVHHMDTVSALALSHDGALLYSASWDRAFKIWRTSDFKCVESVKNAHEDAINAIVVSPDGVVYTGSADNRIKAWKVHAGEKKHSLLETLEKHKSAVNALALNEDGSVLYSGACDRSILVWERDGGDGGGEMVVVGALRGHTKAILCLVVVGDLVFSGSADNSVRVWRRGVGKSYACVAVLEGHRRPVKCLAVAVAVDFNNGGGPGGDDESSSSSCLVYSGSLDCDIKVWRIRVPLL, from the coding sequence ATGGAACTACTTCTTCAATGTCCCCTGTGTTGCcacacagaagatcaacaaCCACAATCTGATCACTTCAATCACCTTCATTCAGAATCATCAAACTCTTCCTCCCTATCTTCACAGCCAAGCCTCCCTTCTGTCCCCTCCCTCACCCCACCACCCTCTCATCaaaccaccacccaccaccagcTCCTCACCACCGTCAAAGGCCACACCTCCCCCATCTTCTCCCTCACCCTCCACGGCAAATACCTCTACAGCGCCTCTTCCACCTCCGAGATAAGAAGATGCCGCAGGGACCCTTTTCTCCTCCAATCCtcaaccaacaacaacaacgtcGTCGCAACCACCAACGGAGCCATCAAATCCCTCATCGTTTCCGGCGATTTTCTCTTCAGCGCACACCAAGACCACAAAATCCGCGTCTGGAAAATCGAATCCTgtgaaaacaacaacaacaacaacaacccaaacCAGAGGTTAATCAAAAGCATAGCCACACTCCCCACCTTCAACGACCGATTCTCGAAGCTCTTTTCATCCAAGAACTACGTCGAGGTGCGGCGGCACAAGCGATGCACGTGGGTGCACCACATGGACACCGTCTCTGCTCTTGCTCTGTCTCACGACGGTGCTCTGCTTTACTCTGCTTCATGGGACAGAGCATTCAAAATCTGGCGAACCTCAGATTTCAAGTGTGTGGAGTCTGTCAAGAACGCTCACGAGGATGCGATCAATGCAATCGTCGTGTCCCCTGATGGGGTTGTTTACACAGGCTCTGCAGATAACAGGATCAAGGCATGGAAGGTGCATGCAGGGGAGAAGAAGCATTCTCTGTTGGAAACATTGGAGAAGCATAAATCGGCTGTGAATGCTTTGGCACTGAATGAAGATGGGTCGGTGTTGTATTCAGGAGCATGTGACAGGTCGATTTTGGTGTGGGAGAGGgacggtggtgatggtggtggagagatggtggtggtgggtgctTTGCGGGGGCACACGAAGGCGATATTgtgtttggtggtggtgggggaTTTGGTGTTTAGTGGTTCGGCGGATAATAGTGTGAGGGTGTGGAGGAGAGGGGTTGGGAAGAGTTATGCATGTGTGGCGGTGTTGGAAGGTCATCGGCGGCCGGTGAAGTGtttggcggtggcggtggcggttgACTTCAATAATGGTGGTGGTCCCGGTGGTGATGATGAAAGTAGTAGTAGTTCTTGTCTGGTTTACAGTGGTAGTCTAGATTGTGACATTAAAGTTTGGAGAATACGCGTTCCATTGCTTTGA